One segment of uncultured Desulfovibrio sp. DNA contains the following:
- the ychF gene encoding redox-regulated ATPase YchF: MALSIGIVGLPNVGKSTLFNALTKAQNAQAANYPFCTIEPNKATVAVPDERVEALTAKAKPKKTIHASVDFIDIAGLVRGASKGEGLGNQFLANIRECAAIVEVVRCFEDENITHVDGSVDPLRDIDTIETELLLADIQSVEKRLEKLQKMAKGSKDAKAAADLMQGLLAALNDGRPAATFALPDNETFLQSWKELGLLTAKPVIYCANVDEDNVADGNALSERVQALADERGAGFARICAKLEEELQGLSAEEQAEMLSSYGINESGLVRIIRTGYHTLGLCSYFTAGPDEVRAWTIHAGWKAPQAAGVIHTDFERGFIRAEVISYDDYMSHESEAACRADGVLRVEGKDYVVQDGDVMHFLFNV, from the coding sequence ATGGCCCTCAGCATCGGTATCGTCGGCCTGCCCAACGTGGGCAAGTCCACTCTGTTCAATGCCCTGACCAAGGCCCAGAACGCCCAGGCCGCCAACTATCCCTTCTGCACCATCGAGCCGAACAAGGCCACGGTGGCCGTGCCGGACGAGCGGGTGGAGGCGCTTACCGCCAAGGCAAAGCCCAAAAAGACCATTCATGCCAGTGTGGACTTCATTGATATTGCCGGTCTGGTGCGCGGCGCCAGCAAGGGCGAGGGTCTGGGTAACCAGTTCCTTGCCAATATCCGGGAATGCGCGGCCATTGTGGAAGTGGTGCGCTGCTTTGAGGACGAAAACATCACCCACGTGGACGGCAGTGTGGACCCGCTGCGCGACATCGACACCATCGAAACGGAACTGCTGCTGGCCGATATCCAGAGTGTGGAAAAGCGCCTGGAAAAACTGCAAAAAATGGCCAAGGGCAGCAAGGATGCCAAGGCCGCCGCAGACCTCATGCAGGGCCTGCTGGCCGCACTCAACGACGGCCGGCCCGCTGCCACCTTTGCCCTGCCGGACAACGAAACCTTCCTGCAATCCTGGAAGGAACTGGGCCTGCTCACCGCAAAGCCGGTCATCTACTGCGCCAATGTGGATGAAGACAATGTGGCCGACGGCAATGCCCTGTCGGAACGTGTGCAGGCCCTGGCTGACGAGCGCGGCGCCGGCTTTGCCCGCATCTGCGCCAAGCTGGAAGAGGAACTTCAGGGCCTGTCCGCCGAGGAACAGGCCGAAATGCTGTCCTCCTACGGCATCAATGAAAGCGGTCTGGTGCGCATCATCCGCACCGGCTACCATACGCTGGGACTGTGCAGCTACTTCACCGCCGGCCCGGACGAAGTCCGCGCCTGGACCATCCATGCGGGCTGGAAGGCCCCGCAGGCCGCCGGCGTCATCCACACGGACTTTGAACGGGGCTTTATCCGCGCGGAAGTCATCTCTTATGACGACTACATGAGCCATGAAAGCGAGGCGGCCTGCCGTGCCGACGGCGTGCTGCGCGTGGAAGGCAAGGATTACGTGGTGCAGGACGGCGATGTCATGCACTTTCTTTTCAACGTCTAG
- the ispG gene encoding flavodoxin-dependent (E)-4-hydroxy-3-methylbut-2-enyl-diphosphate synthase — translation MMRRKSREIRLGSLRVGGDAPIMVQSMTNTDTRDVDATVAQIGRLVQRGCEAVRLAVPDEAAARALRAIREASPVPLIADIHFDYRLAIAALEAGLEGLRINPGNIGPREHVDAVVDAAKAHGAVIRVGVNSGSVEKSLLQKYGGPCPQAMVESALNHVRMLEARGFYDTKISLKSSSVLDSLEAYRLLAASCDYPLHIGITEAGGLLRGTVKSAVGLGILLHEGIGDTLRVSLTADPAEEVTVAYEILRALGLRRRGPEIISCPTCGRTEIDLFALARAVEERLAGSTADIKVAVMGCVVNGPGEAREADLGLAGGRDKGIIFRKGNVIRTVRGQDALLAAFMEELQLLLKEKESA, via the coding sequence ATGATGCGGCGCAAAAGTCGTGAAATCCGGCTGGGGAGCCTGCGTGTGGGCGGCGATGCGCCCATAATGGTGCAGAGCATGACCAATACGGATACCCGTGACGTGGATGCCACGGTGGCGCAGATAGGGCGCCTTGTGCAGCGCGGCTGCGAGGCGGTGCGGCTGGCCGTTCCCGACGAGGCCGCCGCACGGGCACTGCGCGCCATACGCGAGGCCTCGCCCGTGCCGCTCATTGCGGATATCCATTTTGACTATCGCCTGGCCATTGCCGCCCTGGAAGCGGGCCTGGAAGGGCTGCGCATCAATCCCGGCAATATCGGCCCCCGCGAGCATGTGGACGCTGTGGTGGATGCCGCCAAGGCGCACGGGGCAGTCATCCGGGTGGGCGTCAATTCCGGATCCGTGGAAAAGAGCCTGCTGCAAAAGTACGGCGGCCCCTGTCCGCAGGCCATGGTGGAGAGCGCGCTCAACCATGTGCGCATGCTGGAAGCCCGCGGCTTCTACGATACCAAGATTTCGCTCAAGTCGTCCTCGGTGCTGGATTCGCTGGAAGCCTATCGTCTGCTGGCCGCATCCTGTGACTACCCCCTGCACATCGGCATTACCGAGGCCGGGGGGCTCCTGCGGGGGACGGTCAAGTCAGCGGTGGGGCTGGGCATTCTGCTGCACGAAGGCATCGGCGACACGCTGCGCGTTTCCCTGACGGCGGACCCGGCGGAAGAGGTGACGGTTGCCTACGAGATTCTGCGCGCCCTGGGGCTGCGGCGGCGCGGGCCGGAGATCATTTCCTGCCCCACCTGCGGCCGCACCGAAATCGATCTTTTTGCCCTGGCCCGTGCGGTTGAGGAGCGCCTGGCCGGTTCCACGGCCGACATCAAGGTGGCCGTCATGGGCTGTGTGGTCAATGGTCCCGGAGAGGCCCGCGAGGCGGACCTGGGACTGGCCGGCGGCCGTGACAAGGGCATCATCTTCCGCAAGGGCAATGTCATTCGTACCGTCAGAGGGCAGGACGCCCTGCTGGCGGCTTTCATGGAAGAACTGCAACTCCTGCTCAAGGAAAAGGAATCCGCCTGA
- the tilS gene encoding tRNA lysidine(34) synthetase TilS, giving the protein MLPHQLADLAPAAARTCLSVERFCRQLGAPQDGQHLLLALSGGADSTALAILLSLLAPRRRWQLTACTVNHGLRADAADDVRFVQHLCTRLALPCHCVHADVAALARQQKRGTEDAARTARYALLEEVRRRTNCQWILTGHQREDLCEDQLMRLIRGTGWPALGGMSARDDQRHLLRPLLMLSGRRLRQLLQEWHVSWREDASNADMRFLRNRIRHQLLPRLEEENPAYGQAAGQLWQLARCDADYWDATVEAALALHPWHQQDDAITLPRPLLASQPQAVRLRCYLRAIRHLSRQHGGQPRAERLLALDRAWQEGRGGTCFQFPGGLEAVLRQGAVTLRPAVPRPAPHSLKK; this is encoded by the coding sequence ATGCTGCCGCACCAGCTTGCAGACCTTGCCCCTGCCGCGGCCCGCACCTGCCTTTCGGTGGAACGCTTCTGCCGCCAGCTGGGCGCGCCCCAAGACGGTCAGCATCTGCTGCTGGCCCTTTCCGGCGGCGCCGATTCCACGGCGCTGGCCATTCTCCTTTCCCTGCTGGCCCCACGCCGACGCTGGCAGCTGACGGCCTGCACCGTCAACCATGGCCTGCGGGCAGATGCGGCAGATGATGTGCGCTTTGTGCAGCACCTGTGCACCCGGCTTGCCCTGCCCTGCCATTGTGTGCACGCCGATGTTGCCGCACTGGCCCGCCAGCAGAAGCGCGGCACGGAGGATGCCGCCCGCACGGCCCGCTATGCCCTGCTGGAAGAGGTACGCCGCCGCACAAACTGCCAGTGGATACTGACAGGGCACCAGCGGGAAGACCTTTGCGAAGATCAGCTCATGCGCCTCATTCGGGGCACCGGCTGGCCGGCCCTGGGCGGCATGAGCGCCAGGGATGACCAGCGGCACCTGCTGCGCCCCCTGCTCATGCTCTCCGGGCGCCGCCTGCGCCAGCTGCTTCAGGAATGGCACGTCAGCTGGCGGGAAGATGCCTCCAATGCAGACATGCGCTTTCTGCGCAACCGTATCCGCCACCAGCTTCTGCCGCGCCTGGAAGAGGAAAACCCGGCCTACGGACAGGCAGCTGGCCAGCTCTGGCAGCTTGCCCGCTGCGATGCCGACTACTGGGATGCCACTGTGGAGGCTGCCCTTGCCCTGCATCCCTGGCACCAGCAGGACGATGCCATCACCCTGCCCCGCCCCCTCCTGGCCAGCCAGCCCCAGGCTGTCCGCCTGCGCTGCTACCTGCGGGCCATACGCCACCTGTCCCGCCAGCATGGCGGCCAGCCCAGGGCGGAACGCCTGCTGGCACTGGACCGTGCCTGGCAGGAAGGACGGGGAGGCACCTGCTTTCAGTTTCCCGGCGGCCTGGAAGCCGTACTCCGTCAGGGCGCCGTCACCCTGCGCCCCGCCGTGCCCCGGCCAGCCCCGCACTCCCTCAAAAAATAA
- a CDS encoding polyprenyl synthetase family protein — translation MTPQEMKTLLKERGSKVEDWLAGCCDGREMPPRLRESMLYSLQAGGKRLRPVLCMSTAGMCGLAPESVLPFAAAIEMVHTYSLIHDDLPAMDDDDLRRGKPSNHKAFDEATAILAGDGLLTDAFWFMSGMDMPAERVLAALREFAFAAGSPGMVGGQEWDMIFTGMESITLDQLRLMHSMKTGAILRASCTCGALLAGVDASRLKAIGQFGAALGVAFQIADDILDVVSDTATLGKPAGSDAEQGKNTYPKMLGLDQSRQLARQYADDAKAALQGFHGREAEFLAALADYTVNRTA, via the coding sequence ATGACACCGCAGGAAATGAAAACGCTGCTCAAGGAACGCGGCTCAAAGGTTGAGGACTGGCTGGCCGGCTGCTGTGACGGCCGCGAAATGCCGCCGCGCCTTCGGGAGTCCATGCTCTACAGCCTGCAGGCCGGGGGTAAGCGCCTTCGCCCCGTGCTGTGCATGAGCACGGCCGGCATGTGCGGCCTGGCTCCGGAAAGCGTGCTGCCCTTTGCGGCAGCCATTGAAATGGTGCATACCTATTCGCTCATTCACGATGACCTGCCGGCCATGGACGACGATGACCTGCGCCGGGGCAAGCCCTCCAACCACAAGGCCTTTGACGAAGCCACGGCCATTCTGGCCGGGGACGGTCTGCTGACCGATGCCTTCTGGTTCATGAGCGGCATGGACATGCCGGCCGAGCGGGTGCTGGCCGCCCTGCGCGAATTTGCCTTTGCCGCCGGTTCTCCCGGCATGGTGGGCGGTCAGGAATGGGATATGATCTTTACGGGGATGGAATCCATTACCCTGGATCAGCTCCGGCTCATGCATTCCATGAAGACCGGGGCCATTCTGCGGGCGTCCTGCACCTGCGGTGCGCTACTGGCCGGGGTGGATGCCTCCCGCCTCAAGGCCATAGGGCAGTTTGGTGCGGCCCTGGGGGTGGCCTTCCAGATTGCAGACGATATTCTGGACGTGGTTTCCGATACCGCAACGCTGGGCAAGCCTGCGGGCAGTGACGCGGAACAGGGTAAGAATACCTATCCCAAGATGCTGGGCCTTGACCAGAGCCGCCAGCTGGCCCGGCAGTATGCCGATGACGCCAAGGCTGCGTTGCAGGGCTTCCACGGCCGGGAGGCGGAATTCCTGGCCGCGCTTGCTGATTACACGGTCAACCGCACGGCGTAG
- the xseB gene encoding exodeoxyribonuclease VII small subunit, with protein MRNSRIKVPATFEGRMARLQEIVSALEDGHLPLEKGMALYQEGVECSRLCREQLEKARHQLSIWQDGEEKPFALNEAVSVEADEEE; from the coding sequence ATGAGAAATTCCCGAATCAAGGTTCCTGCCACCTTTGAAGGGCGCATGGCCCGCCTGCAGGAAATCGTGAGCGCCCTGGAAGACGGGCATCTGCCGCTGGAAAAGGGCATGGCCCTGTACCAGGAAGGTGTGGAATGTTCGCGACTGTGCCGCGAACAGCTGGAAAAGGCCCGCCACCAGCTGAGCATCTGGCAGGACGGCGAGGAAAAGCCCTTTGCTCTTAATGAAGCCGTGTCCGTTGAAGCGGACGAGGAGGAATAA
- the dxs gene encoding 1-deoxy-D-xylulose-5-phosphate synthase: MDTQGGTPLLDTIVDPAQVAGLKDEDLVKLAAELRRRIIDVVSRNGGHLAPSLGVVELTLALLSTFDAAQDRIIWDVGHQSYAYKLLTGRNASFDSLRKLGGLAGFPRRKESPYDHFGVGHSSTSISAALGMAVARDYLQQKHHVLAVIGDGSLTGGEAFEGLNLAGHMGRRLIVVLNDNEISISPNVGALSCFLSRTLSRRWVRQMRKDVLAFLRSVPLVGHKLATYAMRGEWSFKSFFTPGMLFEAFRFTYIGPVDGHDIVSLKRHLQMAAAVEDGPVLLHVRTRKGKGYAPAEKDPTHFHGVGHFSPETGKAVPPSVPAPPSYTSIFGKTLVELAKEDSRIMAITAAMIEGTGTQLFQQQFPERFTDVGICEQHAVTFAAGMASQGLRPVVAIYSTFLQRAYDQIVHDVCLQRLPVTFCIDRAGLVGEDGATHHGVFDMAYLRHIPAMRLVIPRDENMLRHCLKTALACDGPCAMRIPRGAGVGVELTGTPHLLPQGQGEILREGRDVAIIAVGSCVHPALAATEELAGEGVECLVFDAIWLKPLPEEQLRELAQRFSTILLLEEGIRAGGFSSAVLEFWNDAGCLHGQHIRRLGIDDTFVEHGTQKQLRQLVGLDAPHIAATVREMLRKTA; encoded by the coding sequence ATGGATACCCAGGGCGGAACGCCGCTTCTCGATACCATTGTGGATCCCGCGCAGGTGGCCGGTCTCAAGGATGAAGACCTTGTCAAACTGGCTGCGGAGCTGCGCCGGCGCATCATTGACGTGGTTTCCCGCAACGGGGGGCATCTGGCTCCCTCGCTGGGCGTGGTGGAACTGACGCTGGCCCTGCTGTCCACCTTTGATGCGGCGCAGGACAGGATCATCTGGGATGTGGGACATCAGTCCTATGCCTACAAGCTGCTGACCGGGCGCAATGCGTCCTTTGACTCGCTGCGCAAGCTGGGCGGGCTTGCCGGATTTCCCCGCCGGAAAGAAAGCCCCTATGACCATTTTGGGGTGGGGCATTCCTCCACCTCCATTTCGGCAGCGCTGGGCATGGCCGTGGCCCGCGACTATCTGCAACAGAAGCACCATGTGCTGGCCGTCATTGGCGACGGCTCCCTGACCGGCGGCGAGGCTTTCGAGGGCCTGAACCTGGCCGGCCACATGGGGCGGCGGCTCATTGTGGTGCTCAATGACAATGAAATATCCATTTCGCCCAATGTGGGGGCACTGTCCTGTTTCCTGAGCCGGACCCTGTCCCGGCGCTGGGTGCGGCAGATGCGCAAGGATGTGCTGGCCTTCCTGCGTTCCGTGCCTCTGGTGGGGCACAAGCTGGCCACCTATGCCATGCGCGGAGAGTGGAGCTTCAAGTCCTTCTTTACGCCGGGCATGCTCTTTGAGGCCTTCCGCTTTACCTATATCGGGCCTGTGGACGGGCATGACATCGTCTCCCTGAAGCGCCATCTCCAGATGGCCGCTGCCGTGGAGGACGGCCCCGTGCTGCTGCACGTGCGAACCCGCAAGGGCAAGGGCTACGCGCCGGCGGAAAAGGACCCCACGCATTTTCACGGTGTGGGGCATTTCTCGCCGGAAACGGGCAAGGCGGTGCCGCCTTCCGTGCCGGCGCCCCCGTCCTATACCTCCATCTTCGGCAAGACCCTGGTGGAACTGGCCAAGGAAGATTCGCGTATCATGGCCATCACGGCAGCCATGATTGAAGGCACGGGAACGCAGCTCTTTCAGCAGCAGTTTCCCGAACGCTTCACGGATGTGGGCATCTGCGAGCAGCATGCCGTCACCTTTGCGGCCGGTATGGCCAGCCAGGGGCTGCGGCCGGTGGTGGCCATCTATTCCACCTTCCTGCAGCGCGCCTATGACCAGATTGTGCATGATGTCTGCCTGCAACGCCTGCCCGTCACCTTCTGCATCGACAGGGCCGGCCTGGTGGGAGAAGACGGGGCCACACATCATGGCGTTTTCGATATGGCCTATCTGCGCCATATTCCCGCCATGCGCCTGGTGATTCCGCGGGATGAAAACATGCTGCGCCATTGTCTCAAAACCGCCCTGGCCTGTGACGGGCCGTGCGCCATGCGCATTCCGCGCGGGGCAGGTGTGGGGGTGGAGCTGACGGGCACGCCCCATCTGCTGCCCCAGGGACAGGGCGAGATCCTGCGCGAAGGCCGGGATGTGGCCATCATTGCTGTGGGCAGCTGTGTGCACCCCGCACTGGCTGCCACGGAAGAACTGGCCGGAGAAGGCGTAGAATGCCTTGTTTTTGATGCCATCTGGCTCAAGCCGCTGCCGGAAGAGCAGCTGCGGGAACTGGCACAGCGCTTCTCCACCATTCTGCTGCTGGAAGAGGGCATACGGGCCGGCGGTTTCTCGTCCGCTGTGCTGGAATTCTGGAATGATGCCGGCTGCCTGCATGGGCAGCACATACGCCGCCTGGGTATTGACGATACCTTTGTGGAACACGGCACGCAGAAGCAATTGCGTCAGCTGGTGGGCCTGGATGCCCCCCACATTGCCGCCACCGTGCGGGAGATGCTGCGGAAGACGGCCTGA
- the xseA gene encoding exodeoxyribonuclease VII large subunit has protein sequence MAADTQVIQTVRQLTDSLRRHLERQFPFVWVRGEVGNISRPASGHLYFTLKDADAQLQCVWFRGSQRQHSRFDPLTGEVFETPPPAPEVLVRQGAEIVCAGHVGVYAPRGQYQLVVELAQPFGQGGLALAFEERKRQLAARGYFAQERKRPLPWNPRRVALVTSPSGAAIHDFWRIASRRGSGARICLFPSLVQGAAAAPSLVAALEAANALAGHPDGPQVIVLVRGGGSLEDLWAFNEQMVADAVFRSRLPVLAGIGHEVDVTLADMTADVRAATPSHAAQLLWPSRQELMQRLDDVELSLHRAQRRCVERWELLHAQYARMLRGNGPARQLRRLDDELSRLVQALRRGGQQWLAGQERARATLAGGLAAHWSAARLMAHEVALRHETQRLHAALPRLLAGCEQAWLWYRQRLDANALGLVRRAEEELDRLTLRLAACDPLRPLERGYAMMQDEAGRVLSDLASVHAGQDVRIRLRDGSLGATVRWIRPRTDGKETS, from the coding sequence ATGGCAGCGGATACCCAGGTCATACAGACTGTCCGTCAGCTGACGGACAGTCTGCGGCGGCATCTGGAGCGGCAGTTTCCCTTTGTCTGGGTGCGTGGCGAGGTCGGCAATATCAGCCGTCCGGCCTCGGGGCATCTCTACTTCACGCTCAAGGATGCGGATGCCCAGCTGCAATGTGTCTGGTTTCGCGGCAGCCAGCGCCAGCACAGCCGTTTTGACCCGCTGACAGGAGAAGTCTTTGAAACGCCGCCGCCGGCCCCCGAGGTACTGGTGCGGCAGGGGGCGGAAATTGTCTGTGCGGGGCACGTGGGCGTGTACGCCCCCCGCGGGCAGTATCAGCTGGTGGTGGAGCTGGCCCAGCCCTTCGGCCAGGGGGGGCTTGCCCTGGCCTTTGAGGAACGCAAGCGCCAGCTGGCGGCACGCGGCTATTTTGCCCAGGAGCGCAAGCGCCCCCTGCCGTGGAACCCCCGCCGGGTGGCCCTTGTCACCTCGCCTTCCGGGGCGGCCATTCACGATTTCTGGCGCATCGCCTCGCGGCGGGGCAGCGGGGCGCGGATATGTCTGTTTCCCTCGCTGGTGCAGGGGGCGGCTGCCGCGCCGTCTCTGGTGGCGGCGCTGGAAGCGGCCAATGCCCTGGCCGGGCATCCGGACGGGCCGCAGGTCATTGTGCTGGTGCGCGGGGGCGGCTCGCTGGAAGACCTGTGGGCCTTCAATGAACAGATGGTGGCCGACGCCGTGTTTCGTTCCCGTCTGCCGGTACTGGCCGGCATCGGACACGAGGTGGACGTGACGCTGGCCGATATGACGGCCGATGTGCGGGCGGCCACCCCCAGCCATGCGGCCCAGTTGCTCTGGCCGTCGCGGCAGGAGCTGATGCAGCGCCTGGACGATGTGGAACTTTCCCTGCACAGGGCACAGCGGCGATGTGTGGAACGCTGGGAGCTGCTGCATGCCCAGTACGCACGCATGCTGCGCGGCAATGGTCCGGCGCGGCAGCTCCGGCGTCTGGATGACGAGCTTTCCCGGCTTGTACAGGCACTGCGCCGGGGTGGGCAGCAATGGCTGGCCGGGCAGGAACGCGCCCGGGCCACCCTGGCCGGAGGGCTGGCAGCGCACTGGAGCGCTGCCCGTCTCATGGCGCATGAGGTGGCCCTGCGTCATGAAACGCAGCGCCTGCATGCGGCCCTGCCGCGCCTGCTTGCCGGCTGCGAACAGGCGTGGCTCTGGTACAGGCAGCGCCTGGATGCCAACGCTCTGGGCCTTGTGCGCCGGGCGGAAGAGGAGCTGGACCGCCTGACCCTGCGTCTGGCCGCCTGTGATCCCCTGCGTCCCCTGGAACGTGGCTATGCCATGATGCAGGATGAGGCGGGCAGGGTGCTTTCCGATCTTGCCAGCGTGCATGCAGGACAGGATGTGCGCATACGCTTGCGCGATGGCTCGCTGGGGGCTACAGTCCGCTGGATACGCCCCCGCACGGACGGGAAGGAAACATCCTGA
- the hemA gene encoding glutamyl-tRNA reductase → MNCDLVLVGLNHRTAGVDVRERFALVNHCNAESWAVPCEGAISEALILSTCNRVELLAAGHGDMLAEQMLRDWAETCQTSVDELRPYVYIHTGAEAVRHLFSVASSLDSMVLGEPQILGQLKSAYRKAAACHATGIILNRLLHKAFSVAKRVRTETAVASSAVSISYAAVELAKRIFGDMPSHRAMLLGAGEMAELAATHLLQAGIAEILVANRTFSRGEELASQFNGRAIPFNSIAEHLVDVDIIIASTGSQEAVIRARDIRAVLKARKNRPMFFIDIAVPRDIDPDVNGLDNVYLYDIDDLKEVVEENLATRRDEARKAAEIVDEEVEHFAQWVHSLDMQPTIVDIINRGEHMADEELARTLKRLGPVSEEVHEALDVMAKALVRKLNHDPIMFLKQGITSQDGMAARISLMRRMFNLDGNTCSFSRQGKH, encoded by the coding sequence ATGAACTGTGATCTTGTACTTGTCGGTCTCAATCATCGTACGGCAGGCGTCGACGTGCGCGAACGCTTTGCACTGGTCAATCACTGCAATGCGGAAAGCTGGGCCGTGCCCTGTGAAGGCGCCATCAGTGAAGCGCTGATTCTCTCCACCTGCAACCGCGTGGAACTGCTGGCCGCCGGCCATGGCGACATGCTGGCCGAACAAATGCTGCGCGACTGGGCCGAAACCTGCCAGACCAGCGTGGACGAACTGCGCCCCTACGTCTATATCCACACGGGGGCAGAGGCGGTGCGCCACCTCTTTTCCGTGGCGTCCAGCCTGGATTCCATGGTCCTGGGCGAGCCGCAGATCCTCGGCCAGCTCAAAAGCGCCTACCGCAAGGCCGCGGCCTGCCACGCCACGGGCATCATCCTGAACCGTCTGCTGCACAAGGCCTTTTCCGTGGCCAAGCGCGTGCGCACGGAAACGGCTGTGGCCTCCAGCGCCGTATCCATCAGCTATGCGGCCGTGGAGCTGGCCAAACGCATCTTTGGCGACATGCCGTCGCATCGCGCCATGCTGCTGGGCGCCGGGGAAATGGCCGAACTGGCCGCCACACACCTGCTGCAGGCCGGCATTGCCGAAATTCTCGTGGCCAACCGGACCTTTTCCCGAGGCGAAGAGCTGGCCAGCCAGTTCAACGGGCGCGCCATTCCCTTCAACTCCATTGCCGAACATCTGGTGGATGTGGACATCATCATCGCCTCCACCGGCTCGCAGGAGGCGGTCATCCGCGCCCGCGACATCCGGGCCGTACTCAAGGCCCGCAAGAACCGGCCCATGTTCTTCATCGATATTGCCGTTCCCCGCGACATTGACCCGGATGTCAACGGCCTGGACAATGTCTACCTGTACGACATCGACGACCTTAAAGAAGTAGTTGAAGAAAACCTGGCCACCCGCCGGGACGAAGCCCGCAAGGCTGCCGAAATTGTTGATGAAGAGGTGGAACATTTCGCGCAGTGGGTGCACAGTCTGGACATGCAGCCCACCATTGTGGACATCATCAACCGTGGCGAGCACATGGCCGACGAGGAGCTGGCCCGGACCCTCAAGCGCCTGGGGCCGGTTTCGGAAGAAGTGCATGAAGCACTGGATGTCATGGCCAAGGCCCTGGTGCGCAAGCTCAACCATGATCCCATCATGTTTCTCAAGCAGGGCATCACCTCGCAGGACGGCATGGCCGCCCGCATAAGCCTCATGCGGCGCATGTTCAACCTGGACGGCAATACCTGTAGTTTCTCCCGGCAGGGCAAGCACTGA
- a CDS encoding proline--tRNA ligase — MRFSSSYIPTLKETPAEAEVVSHKLLLRAGMVRKLTSGVYIYLPLGLRAIDNVARVVREEMNAAGFQELLMPMVIPGDLWKETGRWDHYGKELLRFKDRNDRDYCLGPTHEEVITDLVRGEVRSYRQLPVRLYQIQSKFRDEIRPRFGLMRGREFVMKDGYSFDVDDAGADASYKLMYDTYMRIFSRLGLRFRAVEADTGSIGGNFSHEFMVLAETGEDTIAACTACQYAANVERAEVVWKGTPCTETCAPCETVPTPGAHSVEEVSALLGIAPSSVVKTMLFTVDGRHVAVLVRGDREVNDIKLKNLLKAQEVQLATAAVVEELTHAPVGFAGPVGLEVPVYADLELQGATDYVVGANAADAHLRHVDLKRDARITAYADLRAITAEDCCPRCGAPIELPKGIEVGHIFKLGTKYSDAMHAVFLDETGKEQVMIMGCYGIGVSRVVAAAIEQNNDENGIIFPPQIAPVQCMVLNLDPGKEEVSARADALHDLLEGQGVTVLLDDREERPGVKFKDADLIGAPMQLVVGGKGLARGIVECKDRRTGEKGELPLDTLDESLAAWMDGVRQGW, encoded by the coding sequence ATGCGTTTCAGCTCCAGCTATATTCCCACCCTCAAGGAAACTCCGGCCGAGGCCGAGGTCGTCAGTCACAAGCTTCTGCTGCGCGCCGGCATGGTGCGCAAGCTCACCTCCGGTGTGTACATCTATCTGCCGCTGGGGCTGCGGGCCATTGACAATGTGGCCCGCGTGGTGCGCGAGGAAATGAATGCCGCCGGCTTTCAGGAGCTGCTCATGCCCATGGTCATTCCCGGAGACCTGTGGAAGGAAACCGGCCGCTGGGATCATTACGGCAAGGAGCTGCTGCGCTTCAAGGACCGCAACGACCGCGACTACTGCCTTGGCCCCACGCATGAGGAAGTGATCACCGATCTGGTGCGCGGCGAGGTGCGTTCCTACCGTCAGCTGCCCGTGCGGCTCTATCAGATCCAGAGCAAGTTCCGTGACGAGATCCGCCCCCGCTTCGGCCTCATGCGCGGTCGCGAATTTGTCATGAAGGACGGCTATTCCTTTGACGTGGATGATGCCGGCGCCGACGCCAGCTATAAACTCATGTACGATACCTACATGCGCATTTTCAGCCGTCTGGGCCTGCGTTTCCGCGCCGTGGAGGCGGACACCGGCTCCATCGGCGGCAATTTCTCGCATGAATTCATGGTGCTGGCCGAAACGGGCGAGGATACCATCGCCGCCTGCACGGCCTGTCAGTATGCCGCCAATGTGGAGCGGGCCGAAGTGGTCTGGAAGGGCACGCCCTGCACCGAAACCTGCGCCCCCTGCGAAACGGTGCCCACCCCCGGCGCCCACAGCGTGGAGGAAGTGAGCGCCCTGCTGGGCATAGCGCCGTCTTCCGTGGTCAAGACCATGCTCTTCACCGTGGACGGACGCCATGTGGCCGTGCTGGTGCGTGGCGACCGTGAAGTCAATGACATCAAGCTCAAGAATCTGCTCAAGGCGCAGGAAGTGCAGCTGGCCACGGCCGCCGTGGTGGAGGAGCTGACCCATGCCCCCGTGGGCTTTGCCGGTCCTGTGGGGCTGGAGGTGCCCGTCTATGCCGATCTGGAACTGCAAGGCGCCACGGATTATGTGGTGGGTGCCAATGCGGCGGATGCCCACCTGCGCCATGTGGACCTGAAGCGCGATGCCCGGATAACGGCCTATGCCGACCTGCGGGCCATTACGGCCGAGGACTGCTGCCCGCGCTGCGGCGCTCCCATCGAGCTGCCCAAGGGCATTGAAGTGGGCCATATCTTCAAGCTGGGCACCAAGTACAGCGATGCCATGCATGCCGTCTTCCTGGATGAAACCGGCAAGGAGCAGGTCATGATCATGGGCTGCTACGGTATCGGGGTGTCCCGTGTGGTGGCGGCGGCCATCGAACAGAACAACGACGAAAACGGCATCATCTTCCCGCCGCAGATTGCTCCCGTGCAGTGCATGGTGCTCAATCTGGATCCCGGCAAGGAAGAGGTCAGCGCCCGGGCCGATGCCCTGCACGATCTGCTGGAAGGGCAGGGCGTGACCGTGCTGCTGGATGACCGCGAGGAACGCCCCGGTGTGAAGTTCAAGGATGCGGACCTCATCGGCGCGCCCATGCAGCTGGTGGTGGGTGGCAAGGGCCTTGCCCGCGGTATTGTGGAATGCAAGGACCGTCGCACCGGCGAAAAGGGCGAGCTGCCCCTGGATACCCTGGACGAATCGCTGGCCGCCTGGATGGACGGCGTGCGCCAGGGCTGGTAG